In Heteronotia binoei isolate CCM8104 ecotype False Entrance Well chromosome 21, APGP_CSIRO_Hbin_v1, whole genome shotgun sequence, the DNA window tttgggtttatacctcaaaagtatttagtagaggcagttaggaaggtgatgggtatggtttatttagctaaaaataaggatttgccgcttacgcttttggcgttggatatttataaggcctttgattctgtggattggacatacatgaagattatatttcaaaagtataggattggggagaaatttcaaaatatgattgaggcaatatattctaaatccaaggcgttgataggagttggtggatcagtagagggatatgttcaggtaatgagtggtacgaagcagggatgccctttatcccctatgttatttattttagcattggaaccgttagttaataaattaaaaaaggacaaaagaattataggctttgaagttccagggaaagggaaaatagatgggaatctcttaacaatgtatgcagatgacatgatggtaacaattaaggatgtggagcccgcagtggcacctttaaaaaagatactacaggaatttgaggaagtgtcagggttaaaagtgaatttttcaaaatcttcgatgatgtgtgttaatgtaaagccagggttacaattagcagcttcaaaaattttgggtattcccatagcaaataaaatggtgaaatatttaggggttaatattcctaggaatattaaaaaaatatttgagtataattataaaaggatctggagtggaattcaagttaaaatgagagactggaggaagaggaaagagtcaattagtacaaggaatgctacggttaaaatgtttctagttcctaggttgacttatttattttatgtattgccttggcatataccagaacatgtattgaagagatggcaaggagatatagatagatttgtttttgcatcaaagaaaccaaggacagctagtaggtatagatattatggtattaaagatgggggatgggggattcccaatataatttactattatgatgcatatcaattaaggcacttaatgatttggttggagggagagttaggagaagagtTGAAtgagatagaaaaggaaaatttagaggtagtaggaggaaaggaaagtttatttgatagaacgaaaaggaggaagaagataggtgataaattatcaacctttatggggcccagtagggtatgggagaagtggaaaaaagaactcgctccggagatatcatctattactaaaatgtggtactatgataaatttgctccattaaggggatcactgtcaaaggaagtaggagataaactgaagaggattacgattcgagaattgaaagaggtttggggtactgatggggtgaagaaagaggagtataatattttgaataatattaattggctgttaaaaagtcaaatctcctcattgctgaaggaggaagaacttaaaaatattggttaaagaattaatactccctttgaaaaattggtgaaagagtatagagaagataagtcaaaaatagtttcaaaattgtataagattttattaggtacagggaaatccccgagagaatttttgaaggaacattgggaaacagatattggagataaaattttagatgaagattgggagaggacgtttagattacctccctttgttacaacatctaggttagtgcaggagcagggattgaagataatacagaaatggtattatacacccattaagatgtattatatttcttttttttattatttcttttttaaattttaactgcATGTATATGGCTGTTCTAGTGACTGTGATAATAATGAGCTCTGTCAATCACACTGGGGGTACGTCACTTGGGGCCAGAGGTCCAGGGGCAACAGAACATTTCCCATCCAGGAGTCAAGCTGAGTCAGTGGTCTCCCAGGTGgggatgaggggggtggggcaggtCACACCAGGAGGAGGCCTCTTGCTTGGAACAGCTGCTGCAGCTTCTCTTCCAGCACCGCGTTGGTCCCTCTCAAGCCCTTCACCACCTCCAAGGCCCAAAGGAAGTACTCCTGGACCCGCTCCTCTGACCAACCTGCGGGGGTGCAGCGCTGGAGGTCACGCAGGTTGTGGAGCTTGTCAGCCAGAGCGACCAGCCGGGCGGAGGGGCTTTTGCTGGCGGCCTGTTGCACCTGCAGGCGCTTGCGCTGGGCCTTGGGCAAGGCCTTGTCGTCGGTCACCTCCTGCACCAGGCGCCGCACCTCCACCCCAAAGCGCTCCTCCAGCTCGGCCGGGGAGGTGTCGGTGTCCTCCAGCGTGTCGTGCAGCAGCGCCGCCTGCAGCACCGCCACGTCGGTGACTCCGCCTTCCTGGGCCAGGATGCAGGCCACACCGATGGGGTGGTTGATGTAGGGGGTGCCCTCTGGGTCCTTGCGCCGCTGCTCCTTGTGCTTGCGGGCGGCGAAGTTGGCGGCCTCCAGCAGGTGGGCGGCCTCCGAGGAGGGGCTCATGGCGCCGGCAGAAGCTAGCCCCGCAGaggccctctccctcctcctcctccctgcggggccaagatgtattatatttctaaatcagggagtaaaaattgttggaggaaatgtggagaaattggaactttcagtcacatgtggtgggattgtcccttagtgaaaaaattctggttgcaggttggaatagagatgacaaagattgtgggatggaaaataagtatatctaaagcaatggcaattattaatttggatgatgtgggattaagatcaaaagaggatagtaaatggattaatttgatgttagtagcagctagacaagtgatagcaaggaattggaaagaagctgaggaattgacaattaatcattggagggataaaatgaatactataattattttggagtatttaactatgaagatacgaagaatgaacggattaaaggttagggaacaggaggaggggtggtttaggaagatggtgagatatttggaaaagtttaaacaatttaagacgattggttggttaataagaaaatgaatggacaagatgtttaaatagagtgatggagttgtatttggataaaatgttaatagttataaatttatggaatattataatgtatctatggcctgggactctcacagaggtggagtggtgttggaatatataacaataaattttttaaaaattaaaaaaaaaaatccccccaaatgccactgccggaaacaggaagtgacttcacagcacttcctgtgacgtctccaaaaatcccccaaatatcaccgccggaaacaccaagattatttatagagagggaaagggggaaataaagttaaataaaactctttttttacttttttcaaagtgagaagactagagagaacgggttccatgctgataagccagtcagattccagtgagattccagtgagactgtgctgcataatgcagcctatttattttgtcctgtttgctctgttggctctatctgcgccaccttcatcactttcggggtgtagatcccccagtggggtggtctcccgactccctccgctggctgtttctgatagccctgcgccccctctttcatttgatacgtgtcccgtgcgggtgccaccctcccgccaggagatgccgcaaaatgagcccccttgaggcttatggcggcagggctcgggggaagcgagctagactgctgttcttttgaggggttatagagtgtttcgagcccgtccctgtggcatcggtcccatcattgtgggacccagggggccggcgcagcggcccgccgaagcagcctgtcactaataacacaggtcgagatgcaggacaggaacccggaagtgactgacaggctgcttcagcgggccgctgcgccagccccctgggtcccacaatgatgggatcgatgccacagggacaggctcgaaacactctataacccctcaaaagaacagcagtctagctcgcttcccccgagccctgccgccataagcttcaagggggctcattttgcggcatctcccggcgggagggtggcacccgcacggaaCACATATCAAAGGAAAGAGGGgatgcagggctatcagaaacagctggcagagggagtcgggagcccaccccactggcggatccacaccccgaaagtgatgaaggtggcgcagatagagccaacagagcaaacaggacaaaataaataggctgcattatgcagcacagttgagaaagtgccttatcccatatactgatgaagtaaatacaggatttgagaacaaaattgcaccagaagacacaaacacaaagctcccttacactgaatcagtgcttgggtccaccaaagtcagtattgtctactccaggggtggccagagttgcttaacaaaagagcaacacagaataaaggtcagatgtttgagagccgcaagaaatgaacatcggatatttgagagccatggaaggaaggaaggaaggaaggaaggaaggaaggaaggaaggaaggaaggaaggaaggaaggaaggaaggaaggaggaaggaaggagggagggagggaaggagggagggagggaaggaaggaaggagggaaggagggaggaaggaagaaaggaaggagggaggagggagggaaggaagggagggaaggaaggaagggaggagggagggaaggaaggaaggaaggaaggaaggaaggccgtcccctcccgccagccgccccccccgctttcggcccctccctccctgctggcttaccttcttccagggcgcggcctcccctccgggtgggcgggctggccaggaggcgcagcggcggctggtgctgctggcggcgctgctggcgaggctggcggcggctgaggaggaggcggccgagcccaccgacccggggcctcccgccacgccgccGTAGGTGCCGCTGGCCCGCCTCCCGCTCTCGCCACggcctccgccgccgcctccaccacctccgccgcctccccctctgccgccgccggggccctacgccagcgagaggagccggcgggccgcgcgcgcggtcggggaaggcgacGAGTGAGGGACcaagcgtccctgcgcatgcgcacggcggtgtggcgggccctacgccgcccactctcctggccccgcgcatgcgcagagcccgccacaccgccgtgcgcacgcgcagggacgcttggtccctcactcgccgccttccccgaccgctgcgcgcggcccgccggctccccgctggctaaaccgggacctctaatggtctcggtatagccagcccgggaggcgggaattgggggccagaatcgggactttcccgggcaaccgggacgatctggcaaccctatgcgcaTCCCTAGCCAGGAGAtttgctgagtgacctttggCTAGTCATTCTATCTTttcctaatctacctcatagggttgctgtgaagatattatggaagaagaagaacaatGTATGCCATAGATCACCAGGAGGAGTGATCTGGCAACCACAAGGTGTTTTAAAGTCTGTCAGCTTCATTCTCATTCTCTGCCAGAATCTTTGCTCTTTACTCACTTGAAAATATacacttg includes these proteins:
- the LOC132589400 gene encoding guanosine-3',5'-bis(diphosphate) 3'-pyrophosphohydrolase MESH1-like — protein: MSPSSEAAHLLEAANFAARKHKEQRRKDPEGTPYINHPIGVACILAQEGGVTDVAVLQAALLHDTLEDTDTSPAELEERFGVEVRRLVQEVTDDKALPKAQRKRLQVQQAASKSPSARLVALADKLHNLRDLQRCTPAGWSEERVQEYFLWALEVVKGLRGTNAVLEEKLQQLFQARGLLLV